A genomic region of Botrytis cinerea B05.10 chromosome 9, complete sequence contains the following coding sequences:
- the Bczrt1 gene encoding Bczrt1: protein MTDFNPNVVDLDTADPRDIICYLGLGENEYNGKLGARVSALFVILIVSSAATFFPVVAARVSWVKINIYVYLFARYFGAGVIIATAFIHLLDPAYGEIGPDTCVGMTGGWADYSFVPAIVLLSVLSIFMMDFAAEQYVDRKYGFAHGPSIEDVVTNQPGNNTTRRATLTHNQLHSGDQDPNLFDNIAQAQESKDHSPASNSFSNEKDVEKITISSEMAEERSFRQQISAFLILEFGVIFHSVIIGLNLGTAGDEFSTLYPVLVFHQSFEGLGIGARMSAIPFPKRFSWLPWVLCAGYGLTTPIAIAIGLGLRTTYNSGSFTANVVSGVLDSISAGILIYTGLVELLARDFLFNPDLTHDKKRLTFMICCVLLGTFIMALLGKWA, encoded by the exons CTGACTTCAATCCAAACGTCGTCGATCTAGACACCGCTGATCCAAGAGATATCATTTGTTATCTTGGTCTGGGTGAAAATGAGTACAATGGAAAATTGGGAGC TCGTGTCTCTGCTCTCTTCGTTATCTTGATCGTCTCCTCGGCTGCTACCTTCTTCCCTGTTGTTGCTGCAAGAGTCAGCTGGGTTAAGATCAACATCTATGTCTACCTCTTCGCTCGTTACTTTGGTGCTGGTGTTATCATCGCAACTGCCTTCATCCA TTTGCTTGATCCCGCCTATGGAGAAATTGGTCCCGACACTTGTGTTGGAATGACTGGTGGCTGGGCCGATTATTCTTTCGTACCTGCTATTGTTTTGCTTTCAGTCTTGTCCATCTTCATGATGGATTTCGCTGCTGAACAATATGTTGACCGCAAGTATGGCTTTGCACATGGTCCATCGATCGAAGATGTTGTCACCAATCAACCTGGCAATAACACTACTCGTCGCGCCACCCTTACACACAATCAACTTCATTCTGGTGATCAAGATCCAAACCTCTTCGACAACATCGCACAAGCTCAAGAATCAAAGGATCACAGCCCTGCATCCAACTCTTTCTCAAATGAAAAGGATGTTGAGAAGATTACCATTTCCTCGGAGATGGCAGAAGAACGTTCGTTCCGTCAACAAATTTCTGCTTTCTTGATTCTCGAGTTTGGTGTCATCTTTCACTCTGTCATCATCGGTCTCAACCTCGGTACTGCTGGTGATGAGTTTTCAACTCTCTACCCTGTCCTAGTCTTTCATCAATCCTTTGAGGGTCTTGGTATCGGTGCTCGTATGTCTGCCATTCCCTTCCCCAAGCGTTTCTCTTGGCTTCCATGGGTTCTTTGCGCAGGTTATGGTCTCACCACACCCATCGCTATCGCCATCGGTCTTGGTCTTCGCACAACTTATAACTCTGGTTCATTCACTGCCAATGTCGTTTCTGGTGTTCTCGATTCCATCTCTGCTGGTATCCTCATCTACACTGGTTTGGTTGAGTTATTGGCTCGTGATTTCTTGTTCAACCCAGACTTGACTCATGATAAGAAGAGACTTACATTCATGATCTGTTGCGTTTTACTCGGAACATTTATCATGGCTCTTCTTGGTAAGTGGGCTTAA